In Drosophila yakuba strain Tai18E2 chromosome X, Prin_Dyak_Tai18E2_2.1, whole genome shotgun sequence, a single genomic region encodes these proteins:
- the LOC6525937 gene encoding tyrosine-protein phosphatase non-receptor type 9 isoform X4 → MTNREDELLANIVGVGGGSGSGSAAGSAIVSTNGTETEAATTAATIISAVHQLGDNNTTVVTVSNGVGPAGSTAGGVTAAATAATATEPNENITINGLSPSHRQAANNSSSSSAVTAANPLKLNTSGTADNNSTITNATTAAGAAGAAAGTTTTTNGGGEFWSENPPSSASSGFSDDDSLAGQEGDPKPIDQIVQMVKQRGRHGLIKEYADIRNRAPEGTFLHARMRANLTKNRYTDVLCYDHSRVVLANEDGDEPSDYINANFVDGYKQKNAYISTQGPLPKTSQDFWRMIWEQHCLVIVMTTRVMERGRVKCGQYWEPTEESSLEFGDYHVRTISVECNEDYMVASLELRNIKTDEVRNVSHWQFTSWPDYGVPSSAMAMLNFLQKVREKQAQLVQGLGDTWAGHPRGPPIVVHCSAGIGRTGTFITLDICISRLEDVGTADIRGTVEKIRSQRAYSIQMPDQYVFCHLALIEYAYSRGMLQTVDLAGFDEREPDSE, encoded by the exons ATGACGAATCGTGAGGACGAGCTGCTGGCCAATATCGTGGGTGTGGGCGGTGGATCCGGATCCGGTTCAGCAGCTGGATCAGCGATTGTGTCCACCAATGGCACGGAAACGGAGGCCGCGACAACGGCAGCCACGATAATCAGCGCCGTCCACCAGTTGGGCGATAATAATACCACCGTGGTGACAGTCAGCAATGGTGTCGGTCCAGCTGGCTCGACAGCTGGCGGAgtaactgcagcagcaacggcagcgaCGGCGACGGAACCCAACGAAAATATCACAATCAACGGACTGAGTCCAAGCCACCGACAGGCGGcgaacaacagcagcagcagcagtgcagTCACAGCGGCTAATCCCCTCAAGCTCAATACGAGTGGTACCGCGGACAACAATAGTACCATCACGAACGCCACCACAGCTGCTGGAGCAGCcggagcagctgctggcaccaccaccaccaccaatgGCGGCGGCGAGTTCTGGTCAGAGAATCCGCCCAGCAGCGCCTCGTCCGGCTTTAGTGACGATGATAGTCTCGCCGGCCAGGAGGGCGATCCCAAGCCCATTGATCAGATCGTTCAGATGGTGAAGCAGCGCGGACGCCACGGGCTGATTAAGGAGTACGCGGACATTCGGAATAGGGCGCCCGAGGGCACCTTCCTGCATGCGAG AATGCGTGCTAATCTGACCAAGAATCGCTACACAGACGTCCTCTGCTACGATCACAGTCGAGTGGTGCTGGCAAACGAAGACGGCGACGAGCCGTCGGATTATATAAATGCGAATTTCGTCGATGGCTACAAACAAAAGAATGCCTATATTTCAACTCAAG GTCCATTACCAAAGACATCCCAGGACTTTTGGCGCATGATCTGGGAGCAACATTGTTTAGTTATAGTGATGACGACGCGCGTGATGGAGCGCGGACGCGTGAAATGCGGCCAGTACTGGGAGCCGACTGAAGAAAGTTCCTTAGAGTTTGGCGACTACCATGTGCGAACAATTAGCGTTGAGTGCAACGAGGACTATATGGTTGCCTCGTTAGAATTGAGAAACATAAAG ACTGACGAAGTTCGCAATGTCTCACATTGGCAGTTCACCAGCTGGCCGGACTATGGTGTGCCCAGCTCGGCCATGGCCATGCTGAACTTCCTGCAGAAGGTGCGTGAGAAGCAGGCGCAGCTCGTCCAAGGACTGGGCGACACCTGGGCGGGTCATCCACGTGGACCGCCCATTGTGGTACACTGCAGTGCAGGCATTGGACGCACAG GTACATTCATCACCCTGGACATTTGCATATCGCGCCTGGAGGACGTGGGCACGGCGGACATACGCGGCACCGTTGAGAAGATACGATCGCAGCGAGCCTACTCCATTCAGATGCCCGATCAGTATGTGTTCTGTCACCTGGCACTCATCGAATACGCATATTCGCGTGGAATGCTGCAGACGGTGGATTTGGCTGGCTTCGATGAACGTGAACCGGACTCGGAGTAG